The proteins below come from a single Gammaproteobacteria bacterium genomic window:
- the nuoH gene encoding NADH-quinone oxidoreductase subunit NuoH, producing the protein MMDFLISIWEWLHEYVQYTIYSGVKALAILLPLFIVVAYYTLAERKVIGYMQIRRGPNRVGPKGLFQPFADMFKLMFKEIIIPTNSNRYLFIIAPVITFAPAMAAWAVIPFNDTLVFSNINAGLLYILAMTSVGVYGVIIAGWASNSKYALLGAMRSAAQIVAYEIAMGFALVGVLMVGGSLNLGEIVNKQAGGIGNWFFIPLLPLFFVYLISGVAETNRAPFDVAEGESEIVAGFHVEYSGMTFAVFFLAEYANMILIAMLCALMFFGGWLSPVPTLAGDGIGWLFGKTAVFMLLFLWFRATFPRYRYDQIMRLGWKVLLPVTIFWLAVEGVAVYFKIGPWFA; encoded by the coding sequence GTGATGGATTTCCTGATATCGATCTGGGAATGGTTACACGAGTACGTGCAGTACACGATTTACAGCGGCGTCAAGGCGTTAGCGATCCTGCTGCCATTGTTCATCGTGGTGGCTTATTACACGCTCGCCGAACGCAAGGTCATCGGCTACATGCAGATTCGCAGGGGACCAAACCGGGTCGGCCCGAAAGGCCTGTTCCAGCCCTTCGCCGATATGTTCAAGCTGATGTTCAAGGAAATCATCATCCCGACCAATTCCAATCGCTACTTGTTCATTATTGCGCCGGTCATTACCTTTGCCCCGGCAATGGCGGCCTGGGCGGTTATCCCGTTCAACGACACGCTGGTATTCAGCAACATCAACGCCGGCCTCCTGTATATACTCGCGATGACCTCGGTCGGTGTCTATGGCGTCATCATTGCCGGCTGGGCGTCGAACTCCAAGTATGCCCTGCTGGGTGCAATGCGCTCGGCGGCGCAGATCGTGGCCTATGAAATCGCGATGGGTTTCGCGTTGGTTGGCGTACTGATGGTGGGCGGGAGTCTCAACCTCGGCGAGATCGTCAACAAGCAGGCGGGCGGTATCGGCAACTGGTTCTTTATTCCGCTGCTGCCTTTATTCTTCGTATACCTGATTTCGGGTGTTGCCGAAACCAACCGGGCACCCTTCGATGTGGCCGAGGGCGAATCCGAAATCGTTGCCGGATTCCATGTCGAATACTCGGGTATGACATTCGCGGTCTTTTTCCTCGCCGAGTACGCGAACATGATACTGATCGCGATGTTGTGCGCGTTGATGTTCTTCGGTGGCTGGTTGAGTCCCGTGCCGACACTGGCCGGTGATGGCATCGGCTGGCTGTTTGGCAAGACCGCTGTTTTCATGCTGCTGTTCCTGTGGTTCCGCGCGACCTTCCCGCGCTACCGTTACGATCAGATCATGCGCCTCGGCTGGAAAGTGCTGTTGCCGGTAACGATTTTCTGGTTGGCGGTCGAGGGTGTTGCGGTCTATTTCAAAATCGGCCCATGGTTTGCTTAA
- the nuoI gene encoding NADH-quinone oxidoreductase subunit NuoI has translation MFAKINYYLKSFLFLELLKGMNVTGRYFFRKKITVQYPEEKTPISPRFRGLHALRRYANGEERCIACKLCEAVCPALAITIESEQREDGTRRTTRYDIDLFKCIYCGFCEEACPVDSIVETNIFEYHFENRGENIMTKEKLLEIGDRYEAQLAADRSADAPYR, from the coding sequence ATGTTTGCGAAAATAAATTATTACCTGAAAAGTTTTCTCTTCCTCGAGCTGTTGAAGGGGATGAACGTGACCGGCCGTTATTTTTTCCGTAAGAAAATAACGGTTCAATACCCGGAAGAAAAAACGCCGATCAGTCCGCGTTTTCGCGGCCTGCATGCGTTGCGCCGCTATGCCAACGGTGAAGAACGCTGCATCGCCTGCAAACTCTGCGAGGCAGTGTGTCCGGCGCTCGCGATTACAATCGAATCGGAGCAGCGCGAGGACGGAACCCGTCGCACCACGCGCTACGATATCGACTTGTTCAAGTGCATTTATTGCGGCTTCTGCGAAGAAGCCTGCCCGGTGGATTCGATCGTCGAAACCAATATTTTCGAGTATCACTTCGAAAACCGCGGCGAGAATATTATGACCAAGGAAAAGTTGCTGGAGATCGGCGATCGTTACGAGGCACAGCTTGCCGCGGACCGTTCGGCCGACGCGCCTTACCGCTAA
- a CDS encoding NADH-quinone oxidoreductase subunit J, whose protein sequence is MIETVIFYVFAVATVISACAVVTVKNPVHATLSLVLTFFTSAVIWMTLEAEFLAISLVLVYVGAVMVLFIFVVMMLDINIARLREGFVRYLPLGLAVAVIMLLMMLSVVTSDVFVLEAGSEPLPKPVDYSNTKALGGVLYTEYVFAFEIAAVILLVAIIAAIALTMRKRAQTKYQSPSEQIKVRKADRLRIVDMPSSEEQ, encoded by the coding sequence ATGATAGAAACCGTCATATTCTATGTTTTTGCCGTCGCCACGGTCATTAGCGCCTGCGCGGTCGTGACCGTCAAAAACCCGGTGCATGCGACGCTGTCGCTGGTGCTGACATTTTTTACCAGCGCGGTCATCTGGATGACGCTCGAGGCCGAGTTCCTCGCGATCAGCCTGGTGCTGGTTTATGTCGGCGCGGTCATGGTGCTGTTCATCTTCGTCGTCATGATGCTCGATATCAATATCGCCCGTCTGCGCGAGGGCTTCGTGCGTTACCTGCCGCTCGGCCTGGCCGTGGCGGTAATCATGTTGCTGATGATGCTGAGTGTCGTCACCAGCGATGTTTTCGTGCTCGAGGCAGGCTCGGAACCATTGCCCAAACCTGTAGATTACAGCAATACCAAGGCCCTCGGCGGTGTGCTCTACACCGAGTACGTGTTTGCGTTTGAAATCGCCGCGGTGATTCTACTGGTCGCGATTATTGCAGCCATCGCGTTGACCATGCGCAAGCGCGCGCAAACCAAGTACCAGAGTCCCTCCGAGCAAATCAAGGTGCGCAAGGCCGACCGCCTGCGTATCGTTGACATGCCGTCGAGTGAAGAGCAATGA
- the nuoK gene encoding NADH-quinone oxidoreductase subunit NuoK, with product MTVTLSHYLILAAVLFSISIAGIVINRKNIIILLMSIELMLLSVNLNFLAFSHYLDDLAGQVFVFFILTVAAAEAAIGLAILVVLFRNKRSINVEDIKELKW from the coding sequence ATGACGGTAACCTTAAGCCATTACCTGATTCTCGCTGCGGTGCTATTCAGCATCTCGATCGCGGGCATCGTCATCAATCGCAAGAATATTATCATCCTGCTGATGTCGATCGAGTTGATGCTGCTGTCGGTTAACCTGAACTTCCTCGCGTTTTCGCATTACCTGGACGATCTCGCCGGCCAGGTCTTCGTGTTCTTTATCCTGACCGTTGCCGCGGCAGAAGCGGCCATCGGCCTCGCCATCCTCGTGGTCCTGTTCCGTAACAAGCGCTCGATTAACGTTGAAGATATCAAGGAGCTGAAGTGGTGA